In Quercus lobata isolate SW786 chromosome 12, ValleyOak3.0 Primary Assembly, whole genome shotgun sequence, a genomic segment contains:
- the LOC115970145 gene encoding ent-kaurenoic acid oxidase 2-like: MEQGFGWMVFTALVGGSVAIYLLLKSANQWYYVSRLGRELYPLPPGDMGWPLIGNMWSFLFAFKYGDPDSFISNMVARFGRTGIYKAYMFGSPSIIVTLPETCKQVLMDDESFKSGWPKSTNELMGRKSFLGLSGEEHKRLRRLTAAPINGHKALSMYHEYIKEVTINSLDELAKTNKPIEFLIEVKKITFKIIMHIFLGSEVDPMMKTLEEEYANLNNGLRAMAINLPGFAFYKALKARKKLVKILQAVVDGRRARKSGNLSETQKDMMELLMDVEENGRKLDDEEIIDIILMYLNAGHESSAHATMWATLFLQQHPECLQKAKREQEEIIRGRPSTEKGLIYKEIKQMEYLSKVIDETLRAVTISLFTCREAKTDVSINGYTIPQGWKVLVWFRGVHMDPENYPNPKDFNPSRWEENKHKVGTFFPFGRGTRLCPGSDLAKLEIYTFLHYFLLDYELEPLNPGTAVTYLPHSTPGDNCLAKIKKLSSSSSSYKKV, encoded by the exons ATGGAGCAGGGTTTTGGATGGATGGTTTTCACAGCTTTGGTGGGTGGGTCTGTTGCAATATATTTGTTGCTAAAGAGTGCAAATCAATGGTACTATGTGAGTAGGTTGGGTAGAGAGCTGTATCCACTTCCTCCAGGTGATATGGGGTGGCCTTTGATCGGGAACATGTGGTCCTTCCTATTTGCTTTTAAGTATGGTGACCCTGATTCATTCATATCCAACATGGTTgccag ATTTGGTCGCACAGGAATCTACAAGGCTTACATGTTTGGAAGCCCAAGCATCATTGTCACATTGCCCGAAACATGCAAACAAGTGTTGATGGATGATGAAAGTTTTAAATCAGGTTGGCCTAAATCAACTAATGAATTAATGGGGAGGAAATCATTTTTGGGCTTATCTGGTGAAGAACACAAGCGTCTGCGCAGGCTTACAGCAGCACCAATTAATGGCCACAAGGCACTGTCTATGTACCATGAGTACATCAAGGAAGTAACCATAAATTCATTAGATGAACTTGCTAAGACCAACAAACCAATTGAGTTCTTGATTGAGGTCAAGAAGATCACCTTTAAAATTATTATGCACATTTTTTTGGGCAGTGAGGTTGATCCAATGATGAAGACTTTGGAGGAGGAGTACGCTAATCTAAATAATGGATTAAGAGCCATGGCCATTAACCTGCCTGGATTCGCATTCTATAAGGCACTTAAG GCTCGGAAAAAGCTGGTAAAGATCCTTCAAGCTGTTGTTGATGGAAGAAGGGCAAGAAAAAGTGGCAATCTTTCAGAGACACAGAAGGATATGATGGAGTTATTAATGGATGTTGAAGAGAATGGCAGAAAATTGGACGATGAGGAGATCATAGACATAATCCTTATGTACTTGAATGCTGGCCATGAATCTTCAGCCCATGCCACAATGTGGGCAACCCTCTTTTTACAACAACATCCAGAATGTCTCCAAAAAGCCAAG AGAGAGCAAGAGGAGATTATTAGAGGAAGACCATCAACAGAGAAAGGATTGATCtataaagaaattaaacaaaTGGAATATCTCTCCAAG GTTATTGACGAGACGTTGCGGGCAGTTACTATTTCATTGTTTACTTGTCGTGAGGCAAAAACTGATGTTAGCATCAATG GTTATACAATACCACAAGGATGGAAAGTGTTAGTTTGGTTTAGGGGAGTTCACATGGATCCAGAAAATTATCCGAACCCCAAAGACTTTAATCCTTCGAGATGGGAA GAGAATAAACACAAAGTTGgaactttttttccctttggaaGAGGGACTAGGCTATGCCCCGGAAGTGATTTggcaaaacttgaaatttatacttttcttcattattttctCCTTGATTACGA ACTTGAACCACTAAACCCAGGAACTGCTGTGACATACTTACCTCATTCAACGCCTGGAGACAATTGTCTTGCGAAAATCAAGAAgctctcatcatcatcatcatcttacAAAAAAGTCTAG